The following coding sequences lie in one Chanos chanos chromosome 4, fChaCha1.1, whole genome shotgun sequence genomic window:
- the LOC115809487 gene encoding alcohol dehydrogenase 1 isoform X1, with product MATAGKVIKCRAAVAWEPNAPLVIEEIEVAPPQENEIRIKVIATGVCHTDLYHLYEGKHEGGFPAVLGHEGAGIVESVGPRVTEFKPGDKVLSIYSVFDTCVHVHSTGDKVIPLFVSQCRECRFCKNPKSNHCERSWACERYAVMCDTDSRFTCRGKVILQFMGTSTFSEYTVMNQMAVAKIHDDARLDRVCLLGCGISTGYGAAINTAKVEPGSVCAVFGLGAVGLAAVMGCKNAGASRIIAVDIDEKKFEKAKILGATDCVNPKAHTKPINEVLAGITNGGVDFSLECVGNVGVMRSALESCVKGWGVSVLVGWTDLSDFSARPIQLISGKTWKGSLFGGFKGKDDVPKLVLDYMSGHVKLDEFVTHTMKLDQVNDAIHLMKTGGCIRTVLNVSSK from the exons GTTATCAAGTGTCGGGCTGCTGTTGCCTGGGAGCCCAATGCTCCATTGGTTATAGAAGAAATTGAGGTGGCACCACCCCAAGAGAATGAAATACGCATAAAG GTGATAGCCACAGGGGTGTGTCACACTGACCTGTACCATCTGTATGAAGGCAAGCATGAAGGCGGCTTCCCAGCTGTCCTAGGTCATGAGGGAGCTGGTATAGTGGAGAGTGTTGGACCTAGAGTCACTGAATTCAAACCAG GGGATAAGGTGTTGAGTATTTACTCTGTGTTTGAtacttgtgtgcatgtgcattccACAGGGGATAAGGTCATTCCCCTCTTCGTTTCACAATGCCGTGAGTGCAGATTCTGTAAGAATCCAAAAAGCAACCACTGTGAACGCAGCTG GGCGTGTGAGCGGTATGCGGTGATGTGCGACACTGATTCACGCTTTACTTGTCGGGGGAAAGTGATCCTACAGTTCATGGGCACCAGCACATTCTCGGAGTACACGGTCATGAACCAGATGGCTGTGGCCAAGATTCACGATGATGCTCGACTCGACCGGGTCTGCCTCCTTGGCTGTGGCATCTCCACTGGTTATGGAGCTGCCATCAACACTGCCAag gttgAGCCAGGATCTGTCTGTGCAGTTTTTGGGCTGGGAGCAGTGGGACTGGCGGCCGTAATGGGCTGTAAGAACGCAGGAGCCTCCAGGATAATCGCTGTGGACATCGATGAGAAGAAATTCGAGAAGGCAAAGATCCTCGGAGCTACCGACTGCGTGAACCCCAAAGCACACACTAAACCCATCAATGAGGTGCTGGCAGGGATAACCAACGGAGGAGTGGACTTTTCTCTTGAGTGTGTGGGCAATGTTGGAGTTATG CGAAGTGCTTTGGAGTCATGTGTTAAAGGCTGGGGCGTCAGTGTTCTGGTTGGTTGGACAGATCTCAGTGATTTCTCTGCTCGACCAATCCAGCTTATCAGTGGCAAAACCTGGAAGGGGTCCCTCTTCGGTG GTTTTAAGGGCAAAGATGATGTGCCCAAACTGGTTTTGGACTATATGTCTGGACACGTTAAACTGGATGAATTTGTGACTCACACTATGAAGCTGGACCAGGTCAATGATGCCATTCACCTCATGAAGACTGGAGGATG taTTCGAACAGTGCTGAACGTGTCATCCAAATGA
- the LOC115809488 gene encoding alcohol dehydrogenase 1-like: MATAGKVIKCQAAVAWEYNAPLVIEEIEVAPPQENEIRIKVIATGVCHTDLYYLYEGKHKAGFPAVLGHEGAGIVESVGPGVTEFKPGDKVIPLFISRCHECRFCKNPKSNQCEYNWSSQKSAVMCDTDSRFTCRGKVILQFMGTSTFSEYTVMNQMAVAKIHDDARLDRVCLLGCGISTGYGAAINTAKVEPGSVCAVFGLGAVGLAAVMGCKNAGASRIIAVDINEKKFEKAKILGATDCVNPKAHTKPINEVLAGMTNGGVDFSLECVGNVGVMRSALESCVKGWGVSVLVGWTDLSDISTRPIQLLTGRTWKGSSFGGFKGKDDVPKLVLDYMSGHIKLDEFVTHTMKLDQVNDAIHLMKTGGCVRTVLNLSSK; encoded by the exons ATGGCTACTGCTGGAAAG GTTATTAAGTGTCAGGCTGCTGTTGCATGGGAGTATAATGCTCCATTGGTTATAGAAGAAATTGAGGTGGCACCACCCCAAGAGAATGAAATACGCATAAAG GTGATAGCCACAGGGGTGTGTCACACTGACCTGTACTATCTGTATGAAGGCAAGCACAAAGCTGGCTTCCCAGCTGTCCTAGGTCATGAGGGAGCTGGTATAGTGGAGAGTGTTGGACCTGGAGTCACTGAATTCAAACCAG GGGATAAGGTCATTCCTCTCTTCATTTCGCGATGTCATGAGTGCAGATTCTGCAAGAATCCAAAAAGTAACCAATGTGAATACAACTG GTCGTCTCAGAAGAGTGCGGTGATGTGCGACACTGATTCACGCTTTACTTGTCGGGGGAAAGTGATCCTACAGTTCATGGGCACCAGCACATTCTCGGAGTACACGGTCATGAACCAGATGGCTGTGGCCAAGATTCACGATGATGCTCGACTCGACCGGGTCTGCCTCCTTGGCTGTGGCATCTCCACTGGTTATGGAGCTGCCATCAACACTGCCAag gttgAGCCAGGATCTGTCTGTGCAGTTTTTGGGCTGGGAGCAGTGGGACTGGCGGCCGTAATGGGCTGTAAGAACGCAGGAGCCTCCAGGATAATCGCTGTGGACATCAATGAGAAGAAATTCGAGAAGGCAAAGATCCTCGGAGCTACCGACTGCGTGAACCCCAAAGCACACACTAAACCCATCAATGAGGTGCTTGCAGGGATGACCAACGGAGGAGTGGACTTTTCTCTGGAGTGTGTGGGCAATGTTGGAGTTATG CGAAGTGCTTTGGAGTCGTGTGTTAAAGGCTGGGGCGTCAGTGTTCTGGTTGGTTGGACAGATCTCAGTGATATCTCTACTCGACCTATCCAGCTTCTCACTGGCAGAACCTGGAAGGGGTCCTCCTTTGGTG GTTTTAAGGGCAAAGATGATGTGCCCAAACTGGTTTTGGACTATATGTCTGGACACATTAAACTGGATGAATTTGTGACTCACACTATGAAACTGGACCAGGTCAATGATGCCATTCACCTCATGAAGACTGGAGGATG CGTTCGAACAGTGCTGAACTTGTCGTCCAAATGA
- the lrit3b gene encoding leucine-rich repeat, immunoglobulin-like domain and transmembrane domain-containing protein 3b, which produces MHLLLYIQLNLCLVLVVHTTCPPLCTCVYHNRSNGTELRTVLCKDPVITTIPVKIPPDTVKFRLERTPVSRVPRGAFSNLPELTYLWLTYNSISSLHPRSFANLSALHELRLDGNLLSVFPWAGLRDMPRLRTLGLHNNRLSRVPTQAARFLGNVTYLDLSSNRLSTLPNELITLWPLGTPRNPSRPQRSVVLGLQDNPWVCDCRLSVLLDVIKGPQSSLVLLDRFLTCSGPTELAGILFQNVDLSRCQRPTVLTSVTKVTTLLGRNVILRCYATGFPTPALIWIKSAAPNVYNTDLQESPRVGTRWSVISLNGISYRDAGEYRCRAENMAGVSEASISLNVVGVVGGDSVSKRSDKIKTTTKFPPLERRLNQEFKINPNMLVKNLTALLSSPRRVLTRPKDGRDKMKRDQTAGWNLQQS; this is translated from the exons ATGCATCTGCTTCTCTATATCCAACTTAATCTATGTTTGGTGTTGGTTGTCCACACGACTTGTCCTCCGCTGTGCACCTGTGTGTATCACAACCGGAGCAATGGGACAGAACTCAG GACCGTGCTGTGTAAGGACCCAGTCATCACGACCATCCCTGTTAAAATCCCACCAGACACGGTCAAGTTTCGACTGGAACGCACTCCAGTCTCACGGGTGCCAAGAGGAGCTTTCTCTAACCTCCCAGAGCTCACATACCTTTGGCTCACCTACAACTCCATCTCCAGCCTCCACCCAAGGAGCTTTGCGAACCTCTCTGCCCTCCACGAGCTGCGTTTGGATGGGAAcctcctgtctgtcttcccCTGGGCGGGATTAAGGGACATGCCTCGACTCAGAACGTTGGGTCTCCATAACAACCGCCTGTCGCGAGTCCCGACACAAGCGGCGCGTTTCTTAGGCAACGTTACTTACCTGGACCTGTCGAGCAACAGACTGAGCACGCTGCCCAACGAACTGATCACGCTTTGGCCCCTCGGCACACCTCGCAACCCCTCCCGACCCCAACGCTCTGTGGTGTTAg gTCTGCAAGATAACCCCTGGGTTTGTGACTGCAGGCTCTCAGTCTTGTTGGATGTCATTAAAGGCCCACAGTCTTCTCTGGTTCTGCTGGACCGTTTTCTGACGTGCAGTGGTCCAACTGAGCTAGCTGGGATTCTGTTCCAGAATGTCGACCTTTCCCGTTGTCAGAGACCCACTGTGCTGACCTCTGTCACAAAGGTCACAACTTTACTGGGCAGAAATGTCATACTGCGCTGTTATGCCACAGGTTTTCCAACTCCTGCCCTCATCTGGATTAAATCAGCTGCACCCAATGTATATAACACAG ACCTTCAGGAGTCTCCCCGGGTGGGAACCCGCTGGTCTGTGATCAGCCTGAATGGAATATCGTACAGAGACGCAGGGGAATATCGCTGCCGGGCGGAGAACATGGCCGGAGTGTCGGAGGCATCCATCAGCCTTAATGTGGTTGGGGTGGTCGGTGGGGATTCTGTCTCAAAAAGAtcagacaaaatcaaaacaaccacaaaattTCCCCCTTTGGAGAGAAGACTCAATCAAGAATTTAAAATTAATCCTAACATGCTAGTTAAGAATCTCACTGCCCTTCTGTCGTCGCCTAGAAGAGTCCTGACCAGACCCAAAGACGGCAGAGACAAGATGAAGAGAGATCAAACAGCAGGATGGAACCTACAGCAAAGCTGA
- the LOC115809487 gene encoding alcohol dehydrogenase 1 isoform X2, translated as MATAGKVIKCRAAVAWEPNAPLVIEEIEVAPPQENEIRIKVIATGVCHTDLYHLYEGKHEGGFPAVLGHEGAGIVESVGPRVTEFKPGDKVIPLFVSQCRECRFCKNPKSNHCERSWACERYAVMCDTDSRFTCRGKVILQFMGTSTFSEYTVMNQMAVAKIHDDARLDRVCLLGCGISTGYGAAINTAKVEPGSVCAVFGLGAVGLAAVMGCKNAGASRIIAVDIDEKKFEKAKILGATDCVNPKAHTKPINEVLAGITNGGVDFSLECVGNVGVMRSALESCVKGWGVSVLVGWTDLSDFSARPIQLISGKTWKGSLFGGFKGKDDVPKLVLDYMSGHVKLDEFVTHTMKLDQVNDAIHLMKTGGCIRTVLNVSSK; from the exons GTTATCAAGTGTCGGGCTGCTGTTGCCTGGGAGCCCAATGCTCCATTGGTTATAGAAGAAATTGAGGTGGCACCACCCCAAGAGAATGAAATACGCATAAAG GTGATAGCCACAGGGGTGTGTCACACTGACCTGTACCATCTGTATGAAGGCAAGCATGAAGGCGGCTTCCCAGCTGTCCTAGGTCATGAGGGAGCTGGTATAGTGGAGAGTGTTGGACCTAGAGTCACTGAATTCAAACCAG GGGATAAGGTCATTCCCCTCTTCGTTTCACAATGCCGTGAGTGCAGATTCTGTAAGAATCCAAAAAGCAACCACTGTGAACGCAGCTG GGCGTGTGAGCGGTATGCGGTGATGTGCGACACTGATTCACGCTTTACTTGTCGGGGGAAAGTGATCCTACAGTTCATGGGCACCAGCACATTCTCGGAGTACACGGTCATGAACCAGATGGCTGTGGCCAAGATTCACGATGATGCTCGACTCGACCGGGTCTGCCTCCTTGGCTGTGGCATCTCCACTGGTTATGGAGCTGCCATCAACACTGCCAag gttgAGCCAGGATCTGTCTGTGCAGTTTTTGGGCTGGGAGCAGTGGGACTGGCGGCCGTAATGGGCTGTAAGAACGCAGGAGCCTCCAGGATAATCGCTGTGGACATCGATGAGAAGAAATTCGAGAAGGCAAAGATCCTCGGAGCTACCGACTGCGTGAACCCCAAAGCACACACTAAACCCATCAATGAGGTGCTGGCAGGGATAACCAACGGAGGAGTGGACTTTTCTCTTGAGTGTGTGGGCAATGTTGGAGTTATG CGAAGTGCTTTGGAGTCATGTGTTAAAGGCTGGGGCGTCAGTGTTCTGGTTGGTTGGACAGATCTCAGTGATTTCTCTGCTCGACCAATCCAGCTTATCAGTGGCAAAACCTGGAAGGGGTCCCTCTTCGGTG GTTTTAAGGGCAAAGATGATGTGCCCAAACTGGTTTTGGACTATATGTCTGGACACGTTAAACTGGATGAATTTGTGACTCACACTATGAAGCTGGACCAGGTCAATGATGCCATTCACCTCATGAAGACTGGAGGATG taTTCGAACAGTGCTGAACGTGTCATCCAAATGA
- the metap1 gene encoding methionine aminopeptidase 1, producing MAAVETRECETEGCSKEAKLQCPTCIKLGIQGSYFCSQECFKGGWATHKLLHKKAKEDKTKDEGQNCVEKETNTDPWPGYRYTGKLRPHYPLTPLRLVPSHIQRPDYADHPLGMSESEQTLKGTSQIKILNAEDIEGMRVVCRLAREVLDIAAMMVKPGVTTEEIDVKVHQACIARNCYPSPLNYYNFPKSCCTSVNEVICHGIPDRRALQEGDILNVDITVYHNGYHGDLNETFFVGEVDEGAKRLVQTTYECLMQAIDSVKPGVRYRELGNIIQKHAQANGFSVVRSYCGHGIHKLFHTAPNVPHYAKNKAVGVMKPGHVFTIEPMICEGGWQDETWPDGWTAVTRDGKRSAQFEHTLLVTETGCDILTRRLEDNGRAHFLSYM from the exons ATGGCGGCAGTGGAAACTCGGGAATGCGAGACGGAGGGTTGCAGTAAAGAGGCGAAACTCCAGTGCCCGACCTGTATCAAACTCGGCATCCAAGGCTCATATTTCTGTTCTCAG GAATGCTTCAAAGGTGGTTGGGccacacacaaactgcttcaCAAGAAAGCTA AGGAGGATAAAACAAAGGATGAGGGACAGAATTGTGTTGAGAAGGAGACCAACACAGACCCCTGGCCTGGCTACCGTTACACTGGCAAGCTGCGTCCTCATTACCCGCTG ACACCCCTGCGGCTTGTCCCTAGTCATATCCAGAGACCAGACTATGCTGATCACCCTCTGG GGATGTCGGAGTCAGAGCAGACTCTGAAAGGCACATCACAGATTAAGATTCTCAATGCTGAAGACATTGAGGGAATGAGGGTGGTTTGCAGG TTGGCTCGAGAAGTGCTGGACATTGCTGCCATGATGGTGAAACCGGGAGTCACAACAGAAGAGATAGACGTCAAAGTACATCAG GCATGTATAGCACGGAACTGCTACCCTTCGCCGCTGAACTATTACAATTTCCCCAAATCCTGCTGCACCTCTGTGAATGAGGTCATCTGCCACGGCATCCCTGACCGCCGTGCTCTACAAGAAGGCGACATCCTCAAcg TGGATATCACCGTCTACCACaatggttaccatggagatcTGAACGAGACGTTCTTTGTGGGAGAGGTAGACGAGGGAGCAAAGAGACTGGTGCAGACCACTTATGAATGCCTCATGCAAGCCATAGACTCTG TGAAGCCCGGTGTCCGGTATCGAGAGCTGGGAAACATCATCCAGAAGCACGCGCAGGCCAACGGATTCTCCGTGGTGCGGAGTTACTGTGGACACGGCATTCACAAACTGTTCCACACTGCCCCCAATGTGCCGCACTACGCCa agaataaAGCCGTTGGAGTGATGAAGCCTGGACATGTCTTCACCATTGAGCCTATGATatgtgaag gtggtTGGCAGGATGAAACGTGGCCAGATGGATGGACGGCCGTCACTCGTGACGGGAAGCGATCGGCTCAGTTTGAACACACACTCCTGGTGACAGAGACAGGCTGTGACATCCTCACACGGCGCCTCGAAGACAACGGCAGGGCCCACTTCCTTTCATACATGTAG